The Pontibacillus halophilus JSM 076056 = DSM 19796 genome includes a window with the following:
- the purE gene encoding 5-(carboxyamino)imidazole ribonucleotide mutase, whose translation MAKVGVIMGSLSDFETMKEACQVLEDLNIEYEKDIISAHRTPEDLFTYGQEAASRGLSVIIAGAGGAAHLPGMIASITVLPVIGVPVQSKALQGMDSLLSIAQMPGGVPVATMAIGKAGAKNAGLFAASIIGLMDSTVYERLLSYRIELKERVHKMRRELHE comes from the coding sequence ATGGCGAAGGTCGGCGTCATTATGGGAAGTTTATCGGACTTTGAGACCATGAAAGAAGCGTGCCAGGTACTTGAAGATTTGAACATTGAGTATGAAAAAGACATAATATCAGCACATCGTACACCGGAGGATTTATTCACGTACGGGCAAGAGGCGGCCAGCAGAGGGTTAAGTGTAATTATTGCTGGGGCTGGTGGCGCAGCTCATCTGCCCGGGATGATTGCTTCCATTACGGTGTTGCCGGTTATTGGCGTTCCGGTTCAATCTAAAGCGTTACAAGGCATGGACTCACTCTTATCCATTGCTCAAATGCCAGGGGGAGTTCCTGTTGCGACGATGGCAATTGGCAAGGCGGGGGCTAAGAATGCTGGACTCTTTGCGGCTTCTATTATTGGTCTGATGGATTCAACCGTTTATGAGCGTCTGCTTTCGTATCGTATTGAATTGAAGGAACGGGTTCATAAGATGAGGAGGGAGCTTCATGAGTAG
- a CDS encoding NETI motif-containing protein, whose amino-acid sequence MGKKQKFYVQEGETIDQCLDRIAKEGYMPVRRTEEPIFEERMIDGEKKVEPTGRTIVFEAKPKS is encoded by the coding sequence ATGGGTAAGAAGCAGAAATTCTACGTCCAAGAGGGCGAAACCATTGACCAATGTTTAGACAGAATTGCGAAGGAAGGCTATATGCCTGTACGACGTACCGAGGAACCAATCTTTGAAGAAAGAATGATCGACGGGGAGAAAAAAGTAGAACCAACTGGTAGAACCATTGTTTTTGAAGCGAAACCGAAGTCATAA
- the purK gene encoding 5-(carboxyamino)imidazole ribonucleotide synthase — translation MSRFIPPGSTIGIIGGGQLGKMMALSARAMGYRIALLDPNEHCPCAGIADAFIVANYDDEKAIERLAQKSDVLTYEFENVDVDVLRSVEEAGMLPQGIKPLWTAQHRLREKACFKKAGIPFVPYTLISEPTQLAHAVIEIGLPAVLKTISGGYDGKGQFLIESREDLERARNFVYHNGECVLEHWLMFDKEISVIMTRGQDGELALYPIPENLHEHQMLRSSLVPARIRDTVLEQANEMARKLAQSLSFVGTFALEMFVRGDEVYANEMAPRPHNTGHYTIEACSVSQFEQHIRAICGLPLLPIEMTGAAYMKNIIGDDVHDYTSREAHMNGHVHLYGKNEARPKRKMGHVTYTALSYEKLIQMIEEKEKESWYSSVGTFLGGKQ, via the coding sequence ATGAGTAGGTTTATTCCACCTGGGTCCACCATCGGCATCATTGGCGGTGGTCAGTTAGGTAAGATGATGGCTCTATCCGCAAGGGCGATGGGGTATCGAATTGCCTTGCTTGACCCGAACGAACATTGCCCATGTGCTGGTATAGCTGACGCTTTCATTGTCGCTAATTATGACGATGAAAAGGCCATAGAACGCTTGGCACAGAAGAGTGATGTACTGACGTATGAATTTGAGAACGTTGACGTCGATGTATTACGTTCTGTAGAGGAAGCGGGCATGCTTCCTCAAGGCATAAAGCCTCTTTGGACCGCACAGCATCGTTTGAGGGAGAAGGCTTGCTTTAAGAAAGCAGGAATCCCTTTTGTTCCTTATACGTTGATCAGTGAACCTACACAGCTTGCACATGCGGTCATAGAGATTGGCCTACCTGCTGTGCTAAAGACGATTTCAGGTGGGTATGATGGAAAGGGACAATTCCTCATTGAATCTCGTGAAGATTTGGAAAGAGCAAGAAACTTTGTCTACCATAATGGCGAATGTGTATTAGAGCATTGGTTGATGTTCGATAAAGAAATATCCGTCATTATGACGAGAGGGCAGGATGGAGAGTTAGCCTTGTACCCTATTCCTGAGAATCTACATGAACATCAAATGCTGCGAAGTTCCTTAGTGCCAGCTCGAATTCGTGATACCGTTCTTGAACAAGCGAATGAGATGGCAAGGAAGTTAGCTCAGTCCCTTTCATTTGTCGGAACGTTTGCCTTAGAAATGTTCGTGCGTGGCGATGAGGTCTACGCAAATGAAATGGCTCCACGCCCTCATAATACAGGGCATTATACAATAGAGGCGTGCAGTGTGTCTCAATTTGAACAGCATATCCGAGCGATTTGTGGACTGCCGCTCTTGCCGATTGAGATGACCGGGGCAGCGTACATGAAGAACATTATTGGAGATGACGTTCATGACTATACGTCCCGTGAGGCTCATATGAACGGACATGTTCATCTGTATGGGAAGAATGAGGCGAGACCGAAACGGAAGATGGGGCATGTCACCTACACAGCACTTTCTTATGAGAAACTCATCCAAATGATAGAAGAAAAAGAGAAAGAGTCATGGTACAGTAGTGTGGGGACATTTTTAGGAGGAAAACAATGA